The Meiothermus ruber DSM 1279 genome includes the window CCCGCGGGTGCGGGGAATACGATACATCGTTCGCCGAATCGCGGGGGTGGGGCGGTTCATCCCCGCGGGTGCGGGGAATACGAGTCTCTTGGGGAGAAAGCAAAAACCAGGGACGGTTCATCCCCGCGGGTGCGGGGAATACCACTGGTGGCCGGGAGTATGGACACAATGTCGGTTCATCCCCGCGGGTGCGGGGAATACTCCACCGCGCCATCGGCTATATGCAGGCCTACCGGTTCATCCCCGCGGGTGCGGGGAATACACAACGAAACGCACTTCGGCGTCACCGAGTGTCGGTTCATCCCCGCGGGTGCGGGGAATACCGGCCAGCAGCGGCGATTGCAGCATCGAAAAGCGGTTCATCCCCGCGGGTGCGGGGAATACACCCGACGCACAAGCTCAGGCGGCAGCTTGACCGGTTCATCCCCGCGGGTGCGGGGAATACGGGGCGACATGGGAAAAGGGAAGTGAGCCCACCGGTTCATCCCCGCGGGTGCGGGGAATACGCGTGGGCCCGGGGGAAGGGGGATTGAACCCTACGGTTCATCCCCGCGGGTGCGGGGAATACGACGGCCACCATCTTTGAACGGCAGGTGGCCCGGTTCATCCCCGCGGGTGCGGGGAATACATTACATGGTAGCGCGCCATTGTGTAATGTCCACGGTTCATCCCCGCGGGTGCGGGGAATACGCCGAGGGCAAAAGACGGGCTTCCCTACCTGACCGGTTCATCCCCGCGGGTGCGGGGAATACGTAGCGCTCCATGTCCTTGGTGTGATCGTTTTCCGGTTCATCCCCGCGGGTGCGGGGAATACTACGAGCGCTGGGGGACGAAGGGGCCGCCCTACGGTTCATCCCCGCGGGTGCGGGGAATACGGCATCATCTAGGGGGCTAGACGTGCTCGAGTACGGTTCATCCCCGCGGGTGCGGGGAATACGCTCGAGGCGGGCCCGGTCATCCGGTTCAGCACGGTTCATCCCCGCGGGTGCGGGGAATACACTGCCCAAGCGTGACAAAAAAGGACGCTTCACGGTTCATCCCCGCGGGTGCGGGGAATACTTCACCAAGCAAGCCTTGCACAACCTGCGCGGCGGTTCATCCCCGCGGGTGCGGGGAATACTGTGGCCTGATACCGTGTGGCGGCATCCTCAGCGGTTCATCCCCGCGGGTGCGGGGAATACTCCTCTACCCCCCTGGTGGTACGTCTGAGACCCGGTTCATCCCCGCGGGTGCGGGGAATACGCGCGCTACCCGCCAGGTCATGCCAGTTCCCTCCGGTTCATCCCCGCGGGTGCGGGGAATACTGGGGCCCCGCCGATTGGGCCGATGCCCTGCGCGGTTCATCCCCGCGGGTGCGGGGAATACGCGCACGGCCAACCGGCTCAGCACCGGGCGCAGGGTTCATCCCCGCGGGTGCGGGGAATACGCAGCACGTCTTGGACGTGTACTGCGGTGGCACCGGTTCATCCCCGCGGGTGCGGGGAATACGCATTTCGCGATGGGCTCCGCGCCGATGGCTACGGTTCATCCCCGCGGGTGCGGGGAATACGAGGGCCCTGTCCAGGCCCAGCGCCAGAATGACCGGTTCATCCCCGCGGGTGCGGGGAATACCCCTGCTAAAGTGGGAATCCGGATATTCATGCGGTTCATCCCCGCGGGTGCGGGGAATACCTCGCGCATGGAGAGGGTCAGGGTCAGGCCGTCGGTTCATCCCCGCGGGTGCGGGGAATACGGCAACCCCCACAAGTCCCGAGGCGGCGCAGAGCGGTTCATCCCCGCGGGTGCGGGGAATACGGGCGACTTCTCGATCGGGACTTCGCCCCATCCGGTTCATCCCCGCGGGTGCGGGGAATACCTCGAGGGCCGGGTTGCTGAAGCCGATGTCCACCGGTTCATCCCCGCGGGTGCGGGGAATACAAAGACCCTCGGTCTGGACGTAGGGCTACAGGACGGTTCATCCCCGCGGGTGCGGGGAATACGGCGTACTCCTGGCCGAAGATCAGGCTTAAGACGGTTCATCCCCGCGGGTGCGGGGAATACGCTGGCGCATGGCCGCTCGAGCATCTCATGGCCCGGTTCATCCCCGCGGGTGCGGGGAATACGTTGTAGGGCGGGGCTCCCTGCCCGACCAGGGCGGTTCATCCCCGCGGGTGCGGGGAATACGCACCGGGTACCAGTCGAGGGCCTGAGGGAGCGGTTCATCCCCGCGGGTGCGGGGAATACGTCCTGCCCGAGCATTTCGCGCTCGTGCAGTTCGGTTCATCCCCGCGGGTGCGGGGAATACTCCGACGAGCCCAAGCCGGTGCTGCGCTTTCTCGGTTCATCCCCGCGGGTGCGGGGAATACTGTACCGGGCGGCTCAAAACGCGCTACAAGAGCGGTTCATCCCCGCGGGTGCGGGGAATACTCAGGCTCGGGGGCGGCCCAGGGGCAGGCCGCCGGTTCATCCCCGCGGGTGCGGGGAATACGGACGCGGATGGGTATTTCTCTCATGCGTCACCTCGGTTCATCCCCGCGGGTGCGGGGAATACTGCGCAAACATTCGGTGCCGATAGGGTACGCTCGGTTCATCCCCGCGGGTGCGGGGAATACGTTAGCGAGTCAGGGGATATTTACAGGATTTCCGGTTCATCCCCGCGGGTGCGGGGAATACGGACGCGGATGGGTATTTCTCTCATGCGTCACCTCGGTTCATCCCCGCGGGTGCGGGGAATACTGCGCAAACATTCGGTGCCGATAGGGTACGCTCGGTTCATCCCCGCGGGTGCGGGGAATACGTTAGCGAGTCAGGGGATATTTACAGGATTTCCGGTTCATCCCCGCGGGTGCGGGGAATACGTCGCCGGGCACCTGGCTGCCGTACAGGCGCTCGGTTCATCCCCGCGGGTGCGGGGAATACCAGCTCTACACCCAGCACATCGGATCCGGCACCGGTTCATCCCCGCGGGTGCGGGGAATACTCATCGGGACAATCAAGAACGGCTCAGGGACTTCGGTTCATCCCCGCGGGTGCGGGGAATACGCGACGCTGGGCTGTGCAACGACGCTCTGCCCGGTTCATCCCCGCGGGTGCGGGGAATACCCGCTCCACTAGCCTGTAGGTCCAGTATACGTCGGTTCATCCCCGCGGGTGCGGGAAATACTGCAGGTGGCTACTGTGGCTGTGGCCACTATTCGGTTCATCCCCGCGGGTGCGGGGAATACGGGGACGCCCCGATTGATAAGTGGGGCGGATCTGGTTCATCCCCGCGGGTGCGGGGAATACGCGGCGCTGCTCTTTTCGTTTTTCCCGTTTGCTCGGTTCATCCCCGCGGGTGCGGGGAATACGCTGCTGACCGTGCTGGGGGACACGGCATCGGCCGGTTCATCCCCGCGGGTGCGGGGAATACGTTGAACGGTCCGTTGAGGACAGGGTGCTTTCGGTTCATCCCCGCGGGTGCGGGGAATACACTTGATTCTAACAGCAAAACTAGCCGCTCGATCCCCCGGAAGTGTCAGAATCCCGAGTCTGATTGTCAAGATTCACCCCTGGTTTGGCTTTTCTACTTCGCTTTTGGTGCATACGCTCCCACTCGGCATTCTTCACGGCCACCAGGGTCAGGCCGTCAAAGTCTACGAGGGTGCGGGTGGTGTCGCCATGGGTTCGGATGGCAAAGCCCTGTTCGTTGTTGGTGCGGTAGAGCAGGCAGCAGCGTCCAGCAGTTTTTTTGGCGACGCACTTTTCCCAGAGCAGGTCGCGCACCAGCGCCGAAACGCTGCCCACAAACACACCGGTACTCACCTCGAGCATCCAGCGCGAGAGCTCACCCCTCAGGGTCTTGGGTACCTTCTCCAGGACGATCACTACCATAGGCTATCCCACCTGGAACCGGGCCGTCGGGATCCCATAGATCGCCCGGTGCTGCGGGGTCGGCAGCGTAGGGGTCGGGGGTCTCGAGGGCATCGAAGAGGCTATGCAGGTCGGAGACGATGCGCTCCAGGAGCTTGACCTCCTTAAGCTGTTCGCGCAGGGTGTGGCGCACGCGGCGTTCGACGCCCACGTCCGACTCGGCGACCACTCGGAAGGCGGTGGGTATGAGGGTTTCGGCCTTGTAGATATCGGCCACGTCGTAAACGAAGGAAAGCTGCTTACCGGTGTGGATGAAGCCCAGGGCCGGGCTGTAGCCCGCCGAGAGGATGGCGGCGTGGGCCAGGCCATACAGGCAGGCTGCCCCGGCGGAGATGGCGCGGTTGATGGGGTCGGCGGCGGCCCAGTTGCCCCGCTGGTAGTTGCGGCCCTTCCACTCCACGCCGGTCTCGCGGCTCCAGCGGGCGTAGGTCTCGCGCACCCGCACCCCTTCCAGGCCCCGGATTTGCTCAAGGGAAAGCTCGGGCGACAGCGGCTCGGGAAAGCGCAGCCGGTAGAGGCGCTTGACCACCTCGAGGTGGGCCTCGGGGTCGGCCCAGGCCCGCACCTGGCGCATCAGGTTGGCGCTGGAGCGGGTCTCCCCCATCCCGCTGGCATAGAAGCGCACCATCTCCTCACCCACCCAGAACACTGAACAGCCGTTGTTGGCTAGCTGGCGTATAGCGGCGTGGGTGATGGAGGTGCCAGGGCCCAGCATCAGCACCCCCAGCGCCGCCGCCGGGATGGCTACCACCCCTTCCTGGCTGTAGTAGGCCACCGCCTGGTCTTGCTGCTCGAGGCGGCCGTGTTCCAGGTAAAGGTACGAGAGCCCATCGCGGAATTTGGGGAGTTCCTGGAGGTTGCGGGTCTCGTACTTCATGGCTACACCTTTGCGATGGAAAGCAGGCCAAAACCCAGGGCTTTGGCGTGGCCCAGGCCAGCAGCCAGGGTGTGTTTGAAAGCCTCGAGGTCGGTGATCTTCAGATGCCCCTCGTACAGCACCGACTGAAGCACAATCGGGCCGGAGCCGTCGTGTTTGTACATGCGCACCCGCTCGCTCTGAACCACCATCGCGCCCAGCACCGAGAAGCCCCCTTTGGCTCCCTGGCGATGCAGCCACTCGAGCTGCTCTTCGAGGGTTTTCAAACCGTGGCGCTTGCGCTTTTTGCTATCAGGATTGTTGGGATCTTTTTTGGTCACAGTAGGGTTAGCACGTAGGCGAAAGCGCAGCACCTGGGCAGGCTGGAGGTGCTCGAGGGGGATGGGTTTGGAGGCTGGGGGCTGGGCAAAGTAGCCGGGGAAACGCTGGACCAATTTTTCCCAGTCCGGCATCCCGGCACTCTGCACCAGCACAATGGGGATTTTTCCTACCTCAGCCCGCCACAAAAAGCGCGCTGGGGTCTGATTGGGCCCGGCAAAGGCATGGCACAGGGTGGCGTGCAGCTCATAGGGGCTGGCCAGGTCGGTGCGGGCCTGCTTAGAGCGGGGATCAAGCTGGAGTCGGCTCAGGTACACGCTTCACCTCCACCCAATGAGGAACCACAAAACGGGCCCCAAAGCGGCGTTCCGCAAAGGAGCCCAGCGGCTGATCCATGCGCAGCGAACCTTCGCTCGAGCCCCAGTTTTCCAGCATGACCAGGCACCTGACCGACTCGCAATCCTTCCCCTCTTCGTCCTTCGGCCAATCGCGCCCGAGGTAGCGGTACTTGAGGGCTTCCTGCAAAGGCTCCTCGCGCAGGCCGTCCTCGAGATACACCCCTGGGCTGGGCAGGTAGCCCTTTCTACCCAGAAATAGCGGCCAGGAGGGGTTCTTCAGCGCCCGGTGCGCGCGCTCCAGGAGGCGTTGGTCTTCCCCCTCGAGCCCCACCAGGAAAACCGCATCGGCCAGGTAGTAGCGCCGGGATGTGGTGGTGGGGTGCACCTTGGACTCATCGGCGGCGATCACGTTCTGGGCGGTCTGGTAGTCGTAGCGCAGCACCCCCGGCTGGTCGACGCGCACCCCCATCCGCAAACGCGCCAGCTCGAGCACAGGCGCCCGCTCTTCGCGGTCTATGCCCATAGCCGCACACAGCAAGCCGATCACCCCGCTTTTGGAGGGGGTGAGGTCGGTGTCTCGCTCGTCAAAGCGGCTTTTGGTGCCCCAGGACTGCATGGGGCCCGCCAGGCGCAACAGCAGGGTGGGCATCTCAGACCTCCAGCCCAAGGTTGGCCCTGACAGCTTTCATTGTGCTTTGCACCAGTTCGTCCAGGCTTCCCACGGGCGTGCCGATCTGGCTCTGGGCATCGGTGAGGTTGAGCACCCAGGCCGCTCCATCCTGCCCGTAGGCGGCGGAGAGCTTTTGCCACCTGGCCTCGAGCCGCTCCACCGAGGCCTCGGTAAGGCTTTTTTCCCGGCTTGGGCGCACCGGCTTCTCGAAGGCGTTGGCCAGGTTGCGCGGGTCGGCTTCCTGACGCACCGTGAACAGCACATACTCGGGGTCGTTGTGGGCCGCAAAGGAGTTCTGCTTGCCGCTGGGCTTGGCTTTGACTATCGCCCGCAGGAAGGCCTCGAGGCCCCGGAGCATCAGCTCGGTATCGTTCTGGAGGTTCGCACGGAGCTTCTCGAGGTCGAGCGCAACATAGCGGTAAAAGCAGGCCGAGTTGAACTCCACCGTACCGATCATGTCGGCCCCCGCATTGTCATCGGGCTTGAGGTCGTCCACAGCGGTGTAGAAGTCGAACTCGCGCTCCACGGCGTGGGTGGAAAGGGCATGGGCCACCTGGCAGGCGGCGTCCTGGTTCTTCTCGGGGAGGTCGGCCAGCATGCGCCCGAACAGGGCCACGTCCAGGGCCTTGCCGCCATCTAACACACTGCCCAGGGCTTTTTTGATTTCGTCGGGGACGGCTTCCCTGGCAGCTTTCTTGGCATCTTTGGTTTTCTTTTTACCCCCCTCTTCCTCGGCCTGGGGGGCCACCAGGCCATCCCAGTGCTGGTCGATGAGGTCAGCGATCCTGGCTACCTCTTGCCTGCCCAAAAACAGCAGGTACTGGGTTTTGCCCTCTGCATCAACCCTCAGGCCCATACCGCCCAGGGCTTGCTCCACCTTCTGCCGGGCTTCCTCCTTGCCCCTGCCCCTGGCCTCGAGCTGATCTACCAATGCCTGAACCAGCCGCTTGGTGCGTAAAGCCAGCGCCTCCTGGGGCAGGCCATTGGGGTGGTCGCGCACATACTCCCGTGCAGCCCGCTTGAGGCACTGGCTGCTGATGCGCCCGCGGCGGTAGCCACCAAAAATGGCATCCTTGGGAGAGCCAGTGTCGTCGCGGTTGAGGTTGGAGGGGGCGAAGTTTTGCAGGATGTGAATCTCGAGCAGGTGTTTCATGTTTTTCTCCTATTGCGATAGATTGAGATCGATCTGTAGCCGAACAACCTTCCACCCCAGGCCCTGGCGTTCCATGACCAGGCCTTCGTTGGGGTTATCTTTAGCGTGAATAAACGCTTCGGAGAGAC containing:
- the cas1e gene encoding type I-E CRISPR-associated endonuclease Cas1e — protein: MKYETRNLQELPKFRDGLSYLYLEHGRLEQQDQAVAYYSQEGVVAIPAAALGVLMLGPGTSITHAAIRQLANNGCSVFWVGEEMVRFYASGMGETRSSANLMRQVRAWADPEAHLEVVKRLYRLRFPEPLSPELSLEQIRGLEGVRVRETYARWSRETGVEWKGRNYQRGNWAAADPINRAISAGAACLYGLAHAAILSAGYSPALGFIHTGKQLSFVYDVADIYKAETLIPTAFRVVAESDVGVERRVRHTLREQLKEVKLLERIVSDLHSLFDALETPDPYAADPAAPGDLWDPDGPVPGGIAYGSDRPGEGTQDPEG
- the cas5e gene encoding type I-E CRISPR-associated protein Cas5/CasD, with translation MPTLLLRLAGPMQSWGTKSRFDERDTDLTPSKSGVIGLLCAAMGIDREERAPVLELARLRMGVRVDQPGVLRYDYQTAQNVIAADESKVHPTTTSRRYYLADAVFLVGLEGEDQRLLERAHRALKNPSWPLFLGRKGYLPSPGVYLEDGLREEPLQEALKYRYLGRDWPKDEEGKDCESVRCLVMLENWGSSEGSLRMDQPLGSFAERRFGARFVVPHWVEVKRVPEPTPA
- the cas7e gene encoding type I-E CRISPR-associated protein Cas7/Cse4/CasC — encoded protein: MKHLLEIHILQNFAPSNLNRDDTGSPKDAIFGGYRRGRISSQCLKRAAREYVRDHPNGLPQEALALRTKRLVQALVDQLEARGRGKEEARQKVEQALGGMGLRVDAEGKTQYLLFLGRQEVARIADLIDQHWDGLVAPQAEEEGGKKKTKDAKKAAREAVPDEIKKALGSVLDGGKALDVALFGRMLADLPEKNQDAACQVAHALSTHAVEREFDFYTAVDDLKPDDNAGADMIGTVEFNSACFYRYVALDLEKLRANLQNDTELMLRGLEAFLRAIVKAKPSGKQNSFAAHNDPEYVLFTVRQEADPRNLANAFEKPVRPSREKSLTEASVERLEARWQKLSAAYGQDGAAWVLNLTDAQSQIGTPVGSLDELVQSTMKAVRANLGLEV
- the cas6e gene encoding type I-E CRISPR-associated protein Cas6/Cse3/CasE, coding for MYLSRLQLDPRSKQARTDLASPYELHATLCHAFAGPNQTPARFLWRAEVGKIPIVLVQSAGMPDWEKLVQRFPGYFAQPPASKPIPLEHLQPAQVLRFRLRANPTVTKKDPNNPDSKKRKRHGLKTLEEQLEWLHRQGAKGGFSVLGAMVVQSERVRMYKHDGSGPIVLQSVLYEGHLKITDLEAFKHTLAAGLGHAKALGFGLLSIAKV
- the cas2e gene encoding type I-E CRISPR-associated endoribonuclease Cas2e encodes the protein MVVIVLEKVPKTLRGELSRWMLEVSTGVFVGSVSALVRDLLWEKCVAKKTAGRCCLLYRTNNEQGFAIRTHGDTTRTLVDFDGLTLVAVKNAEWERMHQKRSRKAKPGVNLDNQTRDSDTSGGSSG